A part of Arthrobacter dokdonellae genomic DNA contains:
- the tsaD gene encoding tRNA (adenosine(37)-N6)-threonylcarbamoyltransferase complex transferase subunit TsaD: MNQSNPLILGIESSCDETGVGLVRGTELLTNTVSSSMEEHVRFGGVIPEIASRAHLDAFVPTLEQALADAGVALDDIDAIAVTSGPGLAGALMVGVSAAKALALATGKPLYAVNHLVAHVGVGLLDESIAATAAAGRLPANLGALLVSGGHTEILRVRSIAADVELLGATIDDAAGEAFDKVARLLGLSYPGGPAIDRLAREGDAKAIRFPRGLTVPKYMGTADAPGPHRYDFSFSGLKTAVARCVEGYEARGEQIPVADVAASFQEAVLDVITAKAVLACRENGITTLLLGGGVAANSRLRELAQQRCAAAGITLLVPRTSLCTDNGAMVAALGAQLVMNGVAPSDLAFAPDSSMPVSSISL, translated from the coding sequence ATGAACCAGTCCAATCCGTTGATCCTGGGGATCGAATCGTCCTGCGACGAAACCGGGGTGGGGCTGGTCCGCGGCACCGAGCTGCTGACCAACACGGTGTCCTCGTCCATGGAGGAGCATGTGCGTTTTGGCGGGGTCATCCCCGAAATTGCCTCCAGGGCGCACCTGGATGCGTTTGTGCCCACACTGGAACAGGCGCTCGCCGATGCCGGCGTGGCTCTGGACGACATCGATGCGATTGCGGTGACCAGCGGGCCCGGGCTGGCCGGCGCCTTGATGGTGGGCGTGAGTGCCGCCAAGGCGCTGGCGCTGGCCACCGGCAAGCCGCTCTACGCCGTCAACCATCTGGTGGCGCACGTGGGGGTGGGACTGCTGGACGAATCCATCGCCGCCACCGCCGCGGCCGGGCGGCTGCCCGCAAACCTGGGCGCACTGCTGGTGTCCGGCGGCCACACCGAAATCCTGCGGGTGCGCAGCATCGCCGCGGACGTGGAACTGTTGGGCGCCACCATCGACGACGCCGCCGGGGAGGCTTTCGACAAGGTCGCCCGGCTGTTGGGCCTGAGCTACCCGGGCGGTCCCGCCATCGACAGGCTTGCCAGGGAAGGCGACGCGAAGGCCATCCGCTTCCCGCGGGGGCTGACCGTGCCCAAGTATATGGGCACGGCCGACGCGCCCGGACCCCACCGCTACGACTTTTCCTTTTCCGGCCTGAAAACCGCGGTGGCCCGCTGCGTCGAGGGGTACGAGGCCCGCGGAGAGCAGATCCCCGTGGCCGATGTTGCGGCGTCGTTCCAGGAAGCGGTGCTGGACGTCATCACGGCCAAGGCGGTGCTGGCGTGCCGGGAAAACGGCATCACCACGCTGCTGCTGGGCGGGGGCGTGGCCGCCAATTCCCGCCTTCGGGAACTGGCGCAGCAGCGGTGCGCTGCCGCGGGCATCACGCTGCTGGTGCCCAGGACGTCGCTGTGCACGGACAACGGGGCCATGGTGGCCGCCCTCGGCGCGCAGCTCGTCATGAATGGCGTGGCCCCCAGCGACCTCGCCTTCGCGCCGGACTCCTCCATGCCCGTGAGCAGCATCAGCCTCTAG
- the rimI gene encoding ribosomal protein S18-alanine N-acetyltransferase, translating to MVAHDVDVITALDAQLFGVDCWPRQLFVDELAAPKTRRYIVAEVATTSSDGTAGPARTVGYAGLMCVPPVGDIQTIGVLPEFEGRGIARAMLVELIEEARQRGARDVMLEVSSTNPRAQELYRRFGFEHIHTRRRYYRDGSDGLVMRLSLAGADGTETAGITTTGTKDPS from the coding sequence ATGGTGGCGCACGACGTCGACGTCATTACGGCATTGGATGCCCAGCTGTTCGGTGTGGACTGCTGGCCCCGTCAGCTGTTCGTGGACGAACTGGCGGCACCCAAGACCCGGCGGTACATCGTCGCCGAGGTGGCCACCACCTCAAGTGACGGCACCGCCGGGCCGGCAAGGACTGTGGGCTACGCAGGGCTGATGTGCGTGCCGCCCGTCGGCGACATCCAGACCATCGGAGTCCTGCCCGAATTCGAGGGCCGCGGCATTGCCCGGGCCATGTTGGTGGAGCTCATCGAGGAGGCGCGGCAGCGGGGGGCCCGCGACGTGATGCTGGAGGTCAGCTCCACCAACCCGCGCGCGCAGGAACTCTACCGGCGCTTTGGCTTTGAACACATCCACACGCGCCGGCGCTACTACCGGGACGGCTCCGACGGGCTGGTCATGCGCCTGTCCCTCGCCGGCGCCGACGGCACCGAAACGGCCGGCATAACGACCACCGGTACGAAGGATCCCTCATGA
- the tsaB gene encoding tRNA (adenosine(37)-N6)-threonylcarbamoyltransferase complex dimerization subunit type 1 TsaB, translating into MRILTIDTSAVASAALLSFDAADASAPARVETEFATADTRSHAEVLAPGVRSLFADPLTEGPALDAIVVGVGPGPFTGLRSGIAMARTLAFTWRVPLHGLMSLEALAWDVLSLRQAPTTLPDDGFVVATDARRKEVYWARYSAAGEPLDGPVVGPADAIRDVPVHGAGAGLYAAELVANGCMMNPATAGLQPAAASLGHMAARRLRQGMELPDTAPLYLRESDARVPGPRKRALL; encoded by the coding sequence GTGCGAATCCTCACCATTGACACCTCCGCCGTGGCCAGCGCCGCCCTGCTCTCCTTTGATGCGGCCGATGCCTCCGCACCAGCCCGCGTCGAGACCGAATTTGCCACCGCCGACACCCGCAGCCACGCCGAGGTGCTGGCCCCCGGCGTCCGGTCGCTGTTCGCCGATCCCCTCACGGAGGGGCCCGCGCTGGACGCGATCGTGGTCGGCGTGGGGCCGGGCCCCTTCACCGGGCTGCGCTCCGGCATCGCCATGGCGCGCACGCTTGCTTTCACGTGGAGGGTGCCGCTGCACGGGCTCATGAGCCTGGAGGCACTGGCCTGGGACGTGCTGTCGCTGCGGCAGGCCCCGACAACCTTGCCGGACGACGGCTTTGTGGTGGCCACGGACGCCCGGCGCAAGGAAGTGTACTGGGCGCGGTACTCGGCCGCCGGCGAACCACTGGACGGTCCGGTGGTCGGGCCGGCCGATGCAATCCGGGACGTTCCCGTGCACGGCGCGGGCGCCGGACTGTATGCCGCCGAACTTGTGGCGAACGGCTGCATGATGAACCCCGCCACGGCCGGCCTGCAGCCCGCCGCCGCGTCGCTGGGCCACATGGCGGCCCGCAGGCTCCGGCAGGGCATGGAACTGCCGGACACCGCGCCGCTGTACCTGCGGGAGTCCGACGCCAGGGTGCCCGGCCCCAGGAAGCGGGCCCTGCTGTGA
- the tsaE gene encoding tRNA (adenosine(37)-N6)-threonylcarbamoyltransferase complex ATPase subunit type 1 TsaE: protein MDWKFSTATAEGTQRLAGNLARMLEAGDLVILSGGLGAGKTTFTQGLGRSLGVRDGIISPTFVLVRIHPNLPDGPRPGGPDLVHVDAYRLGSEAEIDDIDLENTMDSAVTVVEWGTGRVEHLSASWLEIELDRATGAASPRADDGGRDDVPGGMGADGSIDEDDADEPRTLRLRAVGPRWDGVDFSALAGASNDARAVYGAGGTKGMAESSKGDVE from the coding sequence ATGGACTGGAAGTTTTCCACCGCGACCGCCGAAGGGACCCAGCGTCTTGCCGGAAACCTCGCCCGCATGCTCGAGGCCGGGGACCTGGTCATCCTCAGCGGCGGGCTCGGCGCCGGCAAGACCACGTTCACGCAGGGCCTGGGCCGCAGCCTTGGCGTGCGCGACGGCATCATCTCGCCAACATTCGTGCTGGTCCGCATCCACCCGAACCTGCCCGACGGCCCCCGCCCCGGCGGCCCCGACCTCGTCCACGTGGACGCCTACCGGCTGGGCTCCGAAGCGGAAATTGACGACATCGACCTGGAAAACACCATGGATTCCGCGGTCACCGTGGTGGAGTGGGGGACCGGCCGCGTGGAGCACCTCTCCGCAAGCTGGCTGGAGATCGAGCTGGACCGGGCCACGGGAGCCGCCAGCCCAAGAGCCGACGACGGCGGTCGCGACGACGTCCCAGGGGGCATGGGAGCTGACGGCAGCATCGACGAAGACGACGCGGACGAGCCCCGCACCCTGCGCCTGCGCGCCGTCGGTCCGCGGTGGGACGGTGTCGACTTCAGCGCGCTCGCCGGCGCGTCCAATGACGCCAGGGCTGTCTATGGCGCCGGCGGCACCAAAGGGATGGCCGAATCCTCCAAAGGCGACGTGGAATAG